The genomic region agcgccccctaggaagagacaaaaaacggactgcttgtaacttccgttaggaatgtcgtagagacatgaaacaaaaacctctgtgtaggtctgacttagacctacattttgataattggcatctttcagttaaaatcaacaggaagttgccaattaccccttcaaaataaaagttttgtaaaaagccgtcacctttttccagacaaaactgcttgtaacttctgttaggaatgtcgtagagacatgaaacaaaaacttctatgtgggtctgactaagatcgggactcgggacacgacggcggcggcggcggccaacggcggacccgaccaacgctgcttgcagctttaattattattattattccgccgcctctttgaaccttaatttgacccactgaccatgctccaaaactcaccaaatttcacacactcatcagaactggcgaaaattgccatctaataaaaaaaccaaacccgaaaaatgaaaaatgcgctctagcgccccctacgaaaatcaaaaaacagattgctcgtaacttccgttaggaatgtcgtagagacatgaaacaaaatcctctatgtagaactgacctagacctaaattccccatcagaaagtcctatacctaaaatcaacagaaattttgcaaaaccctttcaaagcaaaattttcgcaaaaaatgctaattttgcctctttgagctgtaatttgacccccttaaaatgcttcaaaactcaccaaacttggcacacacatcaggactggcagaaattgtgatctaatgaaaaaaaaaaaaaaaaaatctcaaaattgtgctctagcgcaatttttcaataaaacacagaaaaaactgcttccaggaagaaaccacagacaaaactgcttgtaacttcgggtaggagtgccggaaagacatgaaacaaaaacttctatgtaggtctcattaagacctacattttagtaattgacagctagcagaaataatcaacaggaagttggcaattaccccttcaaaataaaagttttgtaaaaacccgtcatctttttcaaatcgaaactcctcccagtgcgtttgtcgtttcggcttcaaactcgcacaggagagagattgaacccttttaaaaaaagtggtcggacaaaattgtgataagttttaagggtttgattttacgcgccttcaaagaacccctgcgcaaattttcccaaaaaatatcctttttacctctttgagctgtaatttgacccccttgaactgcttcaaaactcaccaaacttggcacacacatcaggactggcaacaattgcgagctgatgaaaaaaccaaacctcaaaactcaaatgtgtgctctagcgccccctaggaatacaacacagacaataccctaatttgacccccttaacatgcttcaaaactcaccaaacttggcacacacatcaggactggcagaaattgcgatctaatgaaaaaaccaaacctcaaaactcaaatgtgtgctctagcgccccctaggaatacaacacagacaataccctaatttgacccccttaacatgcttcaaaactcaccaaacttggcacacacatcaggactggcagaaattgcgatctaatgaaaaaaccaaacctcaaaactcaaatgtgtgctctagcgccccctaggaatacaacacagacaataccctaatttgacccccttaacatgcttcaaaactcaccaaatttgacacacacattggtatggagcggcagaccaacttattaggtaaccaaaccccaaaaggcggcggcggcggccaacggcggacccgaccaacgctgcttgttattattattattattattccgcagcttcgaaccctaatttgacccactgaccatgctccaaaactcaccaaattttaaacacacatcggtaaggcttggcaaaatcacatattaagcaaccaaaccccaaaatacaaaattgcgcgctagcgccccctatgaaaaaaaaaaaaataactgcttgtaacttccgttaggaatgtcgtagagacgtgaaacgaaaacctctatgtaattttgacttagacctacatttcataatagtatgttctcgggcaaaaatcaacagaaattttgcaaaaacccattcaaagcaaaatttttgcaaaaaaatgctatttttgcctctttgagctgtaatttgacccccttaaaatgcttcaaaactcaccaaacttggcagacacatcaggactggcagaaattgcaatctaatgaaaaaaaaaaaaaaaaaaactcaaaattgcgctctagcttaatttttcaataaaacacagaaaaaactgcttccaggaagaaaccacagacaaaactgcttgtaacttcgggtaggaatgtcggaaagacatgaaacaaaaacttctatgtaggtctcattaagacctacattttagtaattgacagctagcagaaataatcaacaggaagttggcaattaccccttcaaaataaaagttttgtaaaaacccgtcacctttttcaaatcgaaactcctcccagtgcgtttgtcgttttggcttcaaactcgcacaggagagagattgaacccttttaaaaaaagtggtcggacaaagttgtgataagttctaaggttttgattttacgcgccttcaaagaacccctgcgcaaattttccaaaaaaatataatttttacctctttgagctgtaatttgacccccttaaaatgcttcaaaactcaccaaacttggcacacacatcaggactggcagaaattgcgagttaatgaaaaaaccaaacccaaaaactcaaaattgtgctctagcgccccctaggaatacaacacaaacaataccctaatttgacccccttaacatgcttcaaaactcaccaaagttgacacacacgtcggtacggtgtccctccccaacatattaagcaaccaaaccccaaaaatgaaaattgcgcgctagcgccccctagcaaaaaacaaaaacaaatcgcttgtaacttccgtcaggaatgtcgtagagacatgaaacaaaaacctctgtgtaggtctgacttagacctacatttccaataaaaaatgtctatacccaaaatcaatagaaatcttgcaaaaactcatgcaaagcaaaattttcgcaaaaaaatgctatttttgcctctttgagctgcaatttgacccccttaaaatgcttcaaaactcaccaaacttggcacacacatcaggactggcagaaattgcgatctagtgaaaaaaccaaaccttaaaactcaaaattgcgctctattgcaatttttgaaaaaaacacagaaaaactgctcctaggaagaggaaacggataaaactgcttgtaacttctggtaggaacgtcggacagacatgaaacaaaaaactctatataggtctcacttacacctacattttgatgattggcatctttcagttgaaatcaacaggaagttggcaattaccccttcaaaataaaagttttgtaaaaagccgtcacctttttccagacaaaactgcttgtaacttctgttaggaatgtcgtagagacattttaaatacaccaatggtgcaactggacacatcctcagtgatgtaacctaggatcacagggggtttcgggtctttcaacaatcagaccccctcccctaggcgacccagccagggttgatcaggccccagcctgtgtccaggtagcgctactgccctacatgccacgcctctcccctcctgatccacagccaccttgatgccacttctgctgcatctgtgactaacttcatggccctttgctggctggcccctgtgatgccaagcattctgtaggccctgcagagagatttgcccacaaaccctcgacaccccacttcaaccggccggcacatcgctcgccacccattgctccgacactcctccacaagctgagagtactttgcactcttcctctcattggcctcctccatacggtcctcccaaggcactgtgagctccaagaggattacctgcttggaggccactgaggtgagcacaatatctggccttagtgttgttttagcaaccacgtcagggaacttcaactgctttcccagatcaactgacagctcccagtcgcgtgctgttgccaacaggccagacgaggtgttccgggcagccggtgttgacttctccccagctctgatgaaagcagtactcttcactgggcggaggctcttgctgtgactgactcccctgcagatggcatcagctatggccttcaggacctggtcatgtcgccagcggtaccgcccttcacccagggcttttggacaacagcttaggatgtgctccaaggttcctctcctctggcagagggggcaccctggtgtctccacctttccccaggtgaagaggttggatggacttggcagcacatcgtagaccgcctggatcaagaactttattcgatggggttcggctttccagagctcggtccatgtgaccttacgctctgatacttgttcccatctcgtccaggcgccctgttgccgcattcccgccatctggcaggctcgcctttcctcaactcctgctcgcacttcctcgaggatcagtgacctcttctctttcccctgcgccttgtcatagcgaggtgttcttctgctacctaagccagatctcccctgcgccactgttcccaccaaaaccttttgccgtagccttgcctctgcaacatccacagcctcgacagctctccacttccgccccgtcctgacttcaatcccagcctgtgcaacctttgggtcactggactcccgatactgtaggagctccctggaccgtgtcaccatgaactcctcgctcaggctgctgatggggagcttcagtttgttgttatgcccgtatagagcaatgctgctcaggcttcgcggcagtcctagccacctgcgcaggaacctactgaccctcatctcaaagccttccaccgttgaaatggggacttcgtacaccatgaggggccagaggatccgagggagaatcccgtgctggtaaatccaggccttgaacttgccaggaaggccagacttatccaccacggtcagccaggtctccaggtcttggttggtcgatcttgtggaggctgcgtctctcaggctgcaattaaacacctttcccaagctcttcacaggttcctcggtgagtgatggtattttggtggtgccaagtgagaagcagaacttgccagtaacctttcctttctttagcactaggaccctcgacttggccggcttgaagttcatgcgagcccaggaaatcacctcctgaaggccattcaagatccacctgcaacctgggacggatgtagtggtcactgtcaggtcgtccatgaaggctcggatgggtggctgccggactccagacctggagaggggacctctgcactgaacttccgcagacttcaccagcatgttcatggcgagcgcaaagaggatgactgagatcgtacagccagtgatgatccccttttcaagcctgtgccagtcggaggttgtttttccggaggagactcttagatggaagttggcatagtagtccagaatgaggtctctgaacttctttggaatgtgatgccgattcagtgcctcttcgaccagcttgtggggtatggatccataggcattttcgaggtccagccacagaacagccaggtcccccttattctccctggcttccctgatgagctgagtgaccacgcctgtgtgctccagacatccagatacctctgggatccctcctttctggaccgatgtatcaatgtaggagttcttcaggaggtagtctgtcagtcgcctggccatgaggctgaagaagatcttcccttcaacactcagcaacgagatggttcggaactgattgatgttcttagacttctcctcctttgggatccacacaccctctgcctgtctccactggtctgctaccttgcccctcctccagatcaccttcaagattctccagagtctgtggagtagtcttggacagttcttatagaccttataaggtactccactgggccctggagcagagctcgtccttgccctgcggaccacctcctggatttccttccagccgggctctttcccatcgaagtcaagcgttggtgttggtggattgatcaaggacctgcaggggcctaggtcttgttctctgcatccatcgctgtaaatttgcttgaggtggtggtcgacctcagctttggagcaggccagtctaccgcttcgcttctgtcctagcagctgttttgtgactccaaagggattcgccagaaaggcagctctcctcctggacctttccttcctcctcctcctatgccactccgctctcctcaaggttattagcttcttgcggattatacaacgtagttccgcaagaggccccctatcctcttcacgtgcaaccttgaactgctgtcttaaacacttcagttcctgcctgagctgatggattttactcgctctattgttcatgatgtaggggggcttcgctgcccgcttctcctcaagtccaaacctctctgcagcgaggctgatgatgatcgtggtcatcgtcttgaggcgtcgatcagcgtcccctttggctgttgtttccaagatggtatcagcatcttcatcaaactggagccactctttctccttgctagcttggggccactttacccgacgatgttctgatgtcctgtgtgcttctggtggttgcatcacctggaggctccgggcactgtggggtgactccgggcctggctcctcctgcgtctcaccaggcGTAGTTCCTGTGCGCTGTGATTCTACCACCTTCTGCATACACTTCATCCTGGCCTGGTGGATCCGCAGGCCATGTCGGTTCTTGCATACCTTCCCACATATGCATTCCATAGTCGTCGTCGTGTTACCATTGCCATGTGTCGTCAACCTTTGATCCGTCCAGTGGGATTCTCTTCCGCCCCCCCTCTCGGGAATCCCTGGGGGTATATTTCCTGTAGGTCGATTCGTAGCTTGTTGTGGGTTCCTTCCTCTCAGAAGGTGCAGCTCGGGATGCTACCCCTCACTGCCCCGGTGCCGTCTTTCCGGGCTGTCCGCTGTCTCTCCAGCTGTCACCAATCTATACTTGGTGGTCAACCAGACTGTTCCTGGTAGTCACTGGTTGTCCCAGAAAAgcaactttttaaatacaccaatggtgcaactggacacatcctcagtgatgtaacctaggatcacagggggtttcgggtctttcaacaatcagaccccctcccctaggcgacccagccagggttgatcaggccccagcctgtgtccaggtagcgctactgccctacatgccacgcctctcccctcctgatccacagccaccttgatgccacttctgctgcatctgtgactaacttc from Nerophis ophidion isolate RoL-2023_Sa linkage group LG17, RoL_Noph_v1.0, whole genome shotgun sequence harbors:
- the LOC133536153 gene encoding uncharacterized protein LOC133536153; its protein translation is MECICGKVCKNRHGLRIHQARMKCMQKVVESQRTGTTPGETQEEPGPESPHSARSLQVMQPPEAHRTSEHRRVKWPQASKEKEWLQFDEDADTILETTAKGDADRRLKTMTTIIISLAAERFGLEEKRAAKPPYIMNNRASKIHQLRQELKCLRQQFKVAREEDRGPLAELRCIIRKKLITLRRAEWHRRRRKERSRRRAAFLANPFGVTKQLLGQKRSGRLACSKAEVDHHLKQIYSDGCREQDLGPCRSLINPPTPTLDFDGKEPGWKEIQEVVRRARTSSAPGPSGVPYKVYKNCPRLLHRLWRILKVIWRRGKVADQWRQAEGVWIPKEEKSKNINQFRTISLLSVEGKIFFSLMARRLTDYLLKNSYIDTSVQKGGIPEVSGCLEHTGVVTQLIREARENKGDLAVLWLDLENAYGSIPHKLVEEALNRHHIPKKFRDLILDYYANFHLRVSSGKTTSDWHRLEKGIITGCTISVILFALAMNMLVKSAEVQCRGPLSRSGVRQPPIRAFMDDLTVTTTSVPGCRWILNGLQEVISWARMNFKPAKSRVLVLKKGKVTGKFCFSLGTTKIPSLTEEPVKSLGKVFNCSLRDAASTRSTNQDLETWLTVVDKSGLPGKFKAWIYQHGILPRILWPLMVYEVPISTVEGFEMRVSRFLRRWLGLPRSLSSIALYGHNNKLKLPISSLSEEFMVTRSRELLQYRESSDPKVAQAGIEVRTGRKWRAVEAVDVAEARLRQKVLVGTVAQGRSGLGSRRTPRYDKAQGKEKRSLILEEVRAGVEERRACQMAGMRQQGAWTRWEQVSERKVTWTELWKAEPHRIKFLIQAVYDVLPSPSNLFTWGKVETPGCPLCQRRGTLEHILSCCPKALGEGRYRWRHDQVLKAIADAICRGVSHSKSLRPVKSTAFIRAGEKSTPAARNTSSGLLATARDWELSVDLGKQLKFPDVVAKTTLRPDIVLTSVASKQVILLELTVPWEDRMEEANERKSAKYSQLVEECRSNGWRAMCRPVEVGCRGFVGKSLCRAYRMLGITGASQQRAMKLVTDAAEVASRWLWIRRGEAWHVGQ